From Aptenodytes patagonicus chromosome 1, bAptPat1.pri.cur, whole genome shotgun sequence, one genomic window encodes:
- the BAIAP2L2 gene encoding BAR/IMD domain-containing adapter protein 2-like 2 — MDLSYRSTISIYKSILEQFNPALEKLVYLGNNYLRAFHALSKAAEVYFKAIEKIGEQALQSSTSHVLGEILMQMSDTQRLLSSDLEVMAQTFHVDLLQHMEKNTKMDVQFISESQKQYELEYQRRATNLDKCMAELWRMERARDKNVREMKENVMRLRLEMQAFVSESQRGAELEEKRRYRFLAEKHQMLYNTLLQFYSRARGVIQTKAPQWKEQLEASRNPSNSHSQGLLVASHGQGYPSGRLTPTHLEMPQRPLGDFNSPMTGSRSSAFSPEPPEMRLSPQPEPPRQPLRRTPSASLLPTGRTSRSGSFGEASSGSEGRRRSGTVRVQAIVPHATGANRTLLRFDPGDVITVLMPDAQNGWLYGKLQGSSTCGWFPEAYVKPLEDAREMEEPVTRSFPLRSSHSMDDILDRPSTPSFSNYWPAAAQPSLPNPPPLSVGASSHQSGVATPVSSGSKKSGVFDQRPELFPRGTNPFATVKLRPTVTNDRSAPIIR; from the exons ATGGACCTGTCCTACAGATCCACCATCTCCATCTATAAG AGTATTCTGGAGCAGTTCAACCCCGCGCTGGAGAAACTGGTGTACCTGGGGAACAACTACCTGCGTGCTTTCCACG CATTATCCAAAGCGGCTGAAGTGTATTTTAAGGCAATTGAGAAGATTGGGGAGCAAGCGCTGCAGAGCTCCACCTCACACGTGCTGG GTGAAATTCTGATGCAGATGTCTGACACGCAAAGACTCCTGAGCTCTGATTTGGAAGTCATG GCTCAGACCTTCCACGTGGACCTGCTGCAGCACATGGAGAAGAACACCAAAATGGACGTGCAGTTCATCAGT GAAAGCCAGAAGCAGTATGAGCTGGAGTACCAGCGCAGAGCCACCAACCTGGATAAGTGCATGGCAGAGCTGTGGAGAATGGAGAGGGCCCGTGATAAAAATGTCCGGGAGATGAAG GAGAATGTGATGCGACTGCGCTTGGAGATGCAGGCGTTTGTCTCTGAGAGCCAGAGgggggctgagctggaggagaaACGCCGCTACCGCTTCCTGGCTGAAAAGCACCAGATGCTCTACAACACTCTCCTCCAGTTTTACAGCAGG gCCCGGGGCGTGATCCAGACCAAGGCACCGCAGTGGaaggagcagctggaggccagccgCAACCCCTCAAACAGCCACTCTCAGGGGCTTCTCGTGGCCTCCCATGGCCAGGGGTATCCATCAGGCCGGCTCACCCCCACCCACCTCGAGATG CCCCAGAGACCCCTTGGGGACTTTAATTCTCCCATGACTGGGAGTAGATCCAGTGCCTTCTCTCCAGAACCTCCAGAAATGAGACTGTCTCCTCAACCAGAGCCCCCCAGGCAGCCGCTGCGGAGGACACCATCAGCCA GTTTGCTCCCTACTGGCCGTACCTCCCGTTCGGGTTCCTTTGGTGAGGCCAGCAGCGGCAGcgaaggcaggaggaggagcggcACGGTGAGAGTGCAGGCTATCGTGCCCCACGCAACGGGTGCCAACCGGACCCTGCTACGGTTTGACCCTGGGGATGTCATCACGGTGCTGATGCCGGACGCACAGAACGGCTGGCTGTATGGCAAGCTGCAGGGCTCATCCAC ATGTGGCTGGTTCCCTGAAGCTTATGTCAAGCCTCTGGAGGATGCgagggagatggaggagccaGTCACCAG GTCCTTCCCACTGCGAAGCAGTCACAGTATGGATGACATCCTGGACCGTCCCAGCACTCCTTCCTTTAGCAATTACTGGCCTGCCGCTGCCCAGCCCAGCTTGCCGAACCCACCTCCCCTCTCGGTGGGTGCCAGCAGTCACCAGAGTGGGGTGGCCACCCCGGTCAGTTCTGGCTCCAAG aaatcagGAGTATTTGACCAGCGCCCTGAACTCTTCCCACG agGTACCAACCCCTTTGCCACAGTCAAGCTGCGTCCCACGGTCACCAACGACCGCTCGGCACCCATCATCCGATGA
- the SLC16A8 gene encoding monocarboxylate transporter 3, with amino-acid sequence MGRADPEEGQLPAPVKPPDGGWGWIVLLGCFVITGFSYAFPKAVSVYFKELMKDFHVGYSDTAWISSIMLAMLYGTGPVCSIMVNQFGCRPVMLIGGLLASSGMILASFTTNIIELYLTAGVLTGLGMALNFQPSLIMLGTYFDKRRPLANGLAAAGSPVFLSSLSPLGQVLLEKFGWRGGFLIMGGLLLNCCTCGAVMRPLDMGMKRKMEKAQDKYEAKEMLPIGGKSEEGISTTDGTKKAKKAKKKPKKGKKLLDFSIFSNRGFIIYTISKFILVLGLFVPPILLVNYAKDTGVPDTEAAFLLSIIGFIDIFARPACGVVAGLKWVRPHVAYLFSFAMLFNGLTDICSARASNYTGLVIFCVFFGISYGMVGALQFEVLMAIVGSQKFSSAIGLVLLIEAFAVLIGPPSAGRLVDALKNYEVIFYLAGSEVVLSAVFLAMATYCCLNRGKKKEPPPEKNPSTGGGSDTEEAESDVQEAEEHSSDNHQPAHSTDNAMVAASEEANHVAEEQSGEGGGCPEGDGEVLARDSGNADQTVERDSF; translated from the exons ATGGGGAGAGCTGACCCAGAGGaagggcagctcccagctcccgtAAAGCCCCCGGATGGTGGTTGGGGCTGGATCGTGCTCCTCGGCTGCTTTGTGATCACCGGCTTCTCCTATGCCTTCCCGAAAGCTGTCAGTGTCTACTTCAAGGAGCTCATGAAAGATTTCCACGTGGGCTACAGTGACACAGCCTGGATCTCCTCCATCATGCTGGCCATGCTCTATGGGACAG gACCAGTATGCAGCATCATGGTGAACCAGTTTGGCTGTCGGCCTGTGATGCTCATCGGCGGGCTGCTAGCTTCCTCTGGGATGATCCTGGCATCTTTTACCACCAATATCATTGAGCTTTATCTGACAGCTGGCGTGCTGACGG GTCTGGGTATGGCGTTGAACTTCCAGCCCTCACTGATCATGCTGGGCACCTACTTTGACAAGCGTCGGCCTCTTGCCAACGGACTGGCTGCCGCTGGGAGccctgtcttcctttcttccctctctccactGGGGCAAGTGCTGCTGGAGAAGTTTGGTTGGCGAGGAGGGTTCCTTATCATGGGGGGCCTTCTGCTTAACTGCTGCACTTGTGGGGCAGTCATGAGACCCCTGGATATGGGCATGAAGCGGAAGATGGAGAAAGCTCAGGACAAATATGAAGCCAAGGAGATGCTGCCCATAGGAGGGAAATCAGAGGAGGGAATCAGCACCACTGATGGAACCAAGAAAGCCAAGAAAGCCAAGAAGAAGcccaagaaaggaaagaagcttctGGATTTTAGTATCTTTTCCAACCGAGGGTTTATCATTTACACTATTTCAAAGTTCATCCTGGTCTTGGGTCTCTTCGTGCCCCCCATATTGCTGGTCAACTATGCCAAGGACACAGGCGTACCAGACACAGAGGCTGCATTCTTGCTATCCATCATTGGTTTCATAGACATCTTTGCCCGCCCAGCCTGTGGCGTGGTGGCAGGGTTGAAGTGGGTCCGCCCTCACGTGGCGTACCTGTTCAGCTTTGCTATGCTCTTCAATGGCTTGACAGACATCTGCAGTGCCAGGGCTAGCAATTACACGGGGCTGGTCatcttctgtgtcttttttggCATCTCTTACGGCATGGTGGGGGCACTGCAGTTCGAGGTGCTGATGGCCATCGTTGGCTCCCAGAAGTTCTCCAGCGCCATCGGGCTGGTCCTACTTATCGAGGCTTTCGCTGTGCTCATCGGTCCACCCTCTGCAG GACGCTTGGTCGATGCTCTCAAGAACTACGAGGTGATCTTCTACCTGGCGGGCTCAGAGGTGGTGCTCTCCGCTGTCTTCCTGGCCATGGCCACCTACTGCTGTCTGAAccgagggaagaagaaggaaccTCCCCCAGAGAAGAACCCCTCCACGGGTGGCGGGAGCGACACCGAGGAAGCAGAGTCCGACGTGCAGGAAGCCGAGGAGCACAGCAGCGACAACCACCAGCCGGCCCACAGCACCGACAATGCCATGGTGGCGGCCAGCGAGGAGGCCAACCACGTGGCAGAGGAGCAGAGCGGGGAGGGAGGCGGGTGTCCCGAGGGGGACGGGGAGGTGTTGGCACGAGACAGCGGCAATGCTGACCAGACAGTGGAGAGGGACAGTTTTTAG
- the PICK1 gene encoding PRKCA-binding protein encodes MFADLDYDIEEDKLGIPTVPGTVTLKKDSQNLIGISIGGGAQYCPCLYIVQVFDNTPAALDGTVAAGDEITGVNGKSVKGKTKVEVAKMIQMVKGEVTIHYNKLQADPKQGKSLDIVLKKVKHRLVENMSSGTADALGLSRAILCNDGLVKRLEELERTAELYKGLTEHTKSLLRAFFELSQTHRAFGDVFSVIGVREPQPAASEAFVKFADAHRNIEKFGIHLLKTIKPMLTDLNTYLNKAIPDTRLTIKKYLDVKFEYLSYCLKVKEMDDEEYSCIALGEPLYRVSTGNYEYRLILRCRQEARTRFAKMRKDVLEKIELLDQKHVQDIVFQLQRFVSTMSKYYDDCYAVLRDADVFPIEVDLARTTLNYGQKDIYTDGAEEEEGGSEREGSGKEDANGEKLIDDA; translated from the exons ATGTTTGCAGATTTGGACTATGACATTGAGGAAGATAAGCT GGGGATCCCCACTGTACCTGGGACAGTGACCCTGAAGAAGGACTCTCAGAACCTGATTGGCATCAGCATTGGGGGAGGAGCACAGTACTGCCCCTGTCTCTACATTGTCCAG GTATTTGATAACACTCCAGCAGCCTTAGATGGCACCGTAGCAGCTGGTGATGAAATCACAGGAGTGAATGGGAAGTCCGTCAAAGGGAAGACCAAGGTGGAGGTGGCCAAGATGATACAGATGGTAAAG GGAGAAGTGACGATTCACTACAACAAGCTTCAGGCCGACCCAAAGCAGGGCAAGTCTTTGGATATCG TATTGAAGAAGGTAAAGCATCGACTGGTAGAGAACATGAGCTCAGGGACAGCGGATGCCCTGGGGTTAAGCCGAGCCATACTTTGCAATG ATGGACTAGTGAAGAGACTAGAGGAACTGGAGAGGACCGCAGAGTTATACAAAG GCTTGACAGAGCACACCAAGAGTCTTCTCAGGGCTTTCTTTGAGCTATCCCAGACACACAGAG CATTTGGAGACGTTTTCTCTGTCATTGGTGTACGGGAGCCACAACCAGCTGCCAGTGAAGCCTTTGTGAAATTTGCTGATGCCCATCGCAACATTGAGAAGTTTGGGATTCACCTTCTGAAAACAATTAAGCCG ATGCTTACTGACTTGAATACGTATCTGAATAAAGCCATTCCCGACACAAGGCTGACTATCAAAAAATACCTGGATGTCAAGTTTGAATATTTG TCTTACTGCCTGAAAGTCAAAGAGATGGATGATGAAGAGTACAGCTGCATT GCTCTGGGTGAACCCCTCTACCGGGTCAGCACTGGGAATTATGAATACCGCCTTATCCTACGTTGCCGGCAGGAGGCTCGCACGCGCTTTGCCAAGATGAGGAAGGACGTGCTAGAGAAAATAGAGCTCCTGGACCAGAAACATG TGCAAGACATCGTGTTCCAGCTCCAGCGTTTTGTCTCCACGATGTCCAAGTACTACGATGACTGCTATGCCGTGCTCCGAGATGCAGATGTCTTTCCCATTGAGGTGGACCTTGCCCGCACTACTCTCAACTATGGGCAGAAGGACATATACACGGACggggcagaagaagaagaaggaggaagcgaGAGAGAGGGTAGCGGGAAGGAGGATGCAAATGGTGAAAAGCTCATTGATGATGCCTGA